One segment of Aquimarina sp. BL5 DNA contains the following:
- a CDS encoding AraC family transcriptional regulator produces the protein MNSFGIVDLLFVLGISQGVFLAITLSLIHNKNKPANKVLSFILLIASLMLVGRIFYPRFSGPLFSRIAGFVDTLIFVFGPLFYTYIRRLTFYESPNYKIPWYHFIPAFVHIVFFSWTLFYTTEEFKILVGQGTLNFIYFIVETVGLISNLVYMIKSYHLLRIYKTAEKANLSYSQKVQTFLKFFLFGISIFLMLWVISYANYFMRFKELRFISYHLIWMTIPIFIYIVGFFSLKQPEIFRVPLIKKKEAQKGRLNGEELEILKKNLEDLMVRKKIYLNNELTLKDLSEELNTSTNNVSWLLNNIHNCSFYDYINKYRVQEFISKIQKGEHFNHTILALSLDSGFNSKSTFNKAFKMIKNDTPSNYIKKMGIV, from the coding sequence ATGAATTCTTTTGGAATAGTAGATTTATTATTTGTCTTAGGAATTAGTCAAGGGGTTTTTCTTGCTATTACACTTTCATTAATTCATAATAAAAACAAACCAGCGAATAAGGTTTTGTCTTTTATTTTGTTAATAGCTTCTCTAATGCTTGTAGGTAGAATATTTTACCCACGATTCTCAGGACCTTTGTTTTCCAGAATTGCAGGGTTTGTAGATACTTTGATTTTTGTTTTCGGACCTTTATTCTACACCTATATAAGAAGATTAACTTTTTATGAATCTCCAAATTATAAGATTCCGTGGTATCATTTTATTCCGGCTTTTGTTCATATAGTGTTTTTTAGTTGGACATTATTTTATACCACAGAAGAATTTAAAATCTTGGTTGGACAAGGAACTCTTAACTTTATATATTTCATTGTAGAGACTGTTGGTTTGATAAGCAATTTGGTGTATATGATTAAATCATATCATCTACTTAGAATTTATAAAACAGCAGAAAAAGCTAATCTTTCTTATTCGCAGAAAGTACAGACTTTCCTAAAGTTTTTTTTATTTGGAATTTCAATTTTCTTGATGCTATGGGTAATAAGCTATGCTAACTATTTTATGAGGTTTAAAGAGTTGCGTTTCATCAGCTATCATTTAATCTGGATGACCATTCCCATATTTATTTATATCGTAGGTTTTTTTAGTTTAAAACAGCCTGAAATATTTAGAGTTCCACTCATAAAGAAAAAAGAAGCCCAAAAAGGGAGATTGAATGGTGAAGAATTAGAAATACTAAAAAAGAACTTAGAAGATCTTATGGTTCGTAAAAAAATATATCTTAATAATGAACTTACATTAAAGGATCTCTCTGAAGAACTAAATACTTCTACGAACAATGTATCTTGGTTACTTAATAATATACATAACTGTAGTTTTTATGATTATATAAATAAGTATAGAGTCCAAGAGTTTATTTCTAAAATTCAAAAGGGAGAACACTTTAATCATACCATTTTGGCTTTGTCATTAGATTCGGGTTTTAATTCAAAATCAACTTTTAATAAAGCTTTCAAAATGATCAAGAATGATACCCCAAGTAATTATATAAAGAAAATGGGAATAGTATAA